Below is a window of Mycolicibacterium rhodesiae NBB3 DNA.
ATGGTGACCACGACCTGGATCTCGTTGCGCAGCCCCGAGACGAACGTCGGGCGCAGCGGCCGGTCGATCAGGCGGCAGGTCAGGATCGCGTCGGTCGACGGGCGTCCTTCACGCCGGAAGAACGAGCCGGGGATACGTCCCGCGGCGTACATCCGCTCCTCGACGTCGATCGTCAGGGGGAAGAAGTCGAAGTGGTCCTTCGGGGACTTGCTGGCGGTGGTGGCCGACAGCAGCATGGTCTCGTCGTCGAGGTAGGCGACGACAGCGCCGGCGGCCTGCTTGGCCAGCCGGCCGGTCTCAAAGCGGATGGTGCGGGTGCCGAAGCTCCCGTTGTCGATGGTGGCGGTGGATTCGAACACGCCTTCTTCAAGTTCAACTACAGACATGGGCGTCCGTATGGCCTCTCTGGTTCTCAGTATTCACTGTTCAGCTGTTTTCGCGTTGTCACAGCGTGTGAACCACCGGCCTCGACTTGGCCACGGCCATCGATCGAAGCTGTCGGGTATCAGACCCGGCAGCCACTACCGAAGACCGCGCGATCAGGCATGTCGTTGATCCAGCACTTCGATATGACACGCGGGAACGGCGCTCGCGGAACTGCGATCACCGCACCCAAACATTCGAGCCGCAATTCGGCTGTCGAACTACGCCATCCTACATTGCAGCAGGTACGGGACCGAAATCCCCGGGGCATACCCGCGGGTTCCTCAGGCCACGTCCTCCACGCAGACGGTGAAGCCCCGCTCGTCGTAGGCGTAGCCGACGCCGCTGGCGCACTGGTCGACGTTGGCGACGTCGTCGAGGATCTGCGTGGCGCGCTGTCGGTTGGGCACCGACGAATCGTCGCAGGCCACCTGGAGCGGATCCTTGTCGTTGGTCGGGTCGACGCTCATACAGTTGCCGACGACCCAGGCGATGTCCATGCAGATCGTCGTGCTGGTGTCGGAGAACGCGGTGCGCATCGAGTAGTACGAGTCGACGTCGGCCGGGCACTGCTCGCTGTTCTCGACGGTGGCAGCCACCTTGAAGTTGGACTCCGGGCTGCCGCAGGCGACCTTGGTCACCTCGGGCCGCTCCGGCGTGCCGCCCGTCTTGAGGCAGTCACCTACCGCCAGATTCGCGGCAGAAGAGGACGAGCACCCGGCCACGCCGCCGATCGCGACGACCGCCGTGACGGCGACCGCAGGCAGGTTTGCCACCTGCGTGGCGTCAGCGACGCAGGCCCAGGCGCTCGATCAGGGAGCGGTAGCGCGCCACATCGACCTGGGCCACGTACTTCAGCAGACGGCGGCGACGGCCGACCAGCAGCAGCAGACCGCGACGCGAGTGGTGGTCGTGCTTGTGCTTCTTCAAATGCTCGGTCAGGTCCGCGATCCGCTTGGTCAGCAGCGCGACCTGGGCCTCCGGCGAACCGGTGTCGGTGTCATGCAGGCCGTATTCGCCAAGAATGGTCTTCTTCTGTTCGGCAGTGAGCGCCACGAAACAACTCCATCTATTTCAGTTCGCGTACTTCAGGGCTTGCGGGCCCGAAATGAGCGAAGCCACCGCGAACTGCAGCACACGCTCGGTCGGCGAGGAGTCTACAGCGCACCCCGGGACGCTGCGAAATCGCAGGTCTACTGCGCGGCCAGGATGCCGCGCGCCTTCTCGGTGTCGACGCCCATGGCCGTCACCAGATCCTCGACCTTGCCGAACTTCTCCTGCCCGCGGATGCGCGCCACGAAATCGACGGCCACATGCTGACCGTAGAGGTCGGCCGACGCGTCGAGCACGAACGCCTCCACCGTGCGGGTCCGGCCCGAGAAGGTCGGATTGGTGCCCACCGACACAGCGGCCTGGTAGCGCTCACCTGGCACGACGGCGCCGGCGATCGGACCGTGGCCGAGCACTGTGAACCAGGCCGCGTAGACGCCGTCGGCAGGAATGGCCGAATACATCGGCGGGGCGACGTTGGCCGTCGGAAAGCCCAGCACCTTGCCACGCCCGTCACCACGGACCACGACACCCTCCACCCGATGCGGACGTCCGAGAGCCTCGGTGGCGGCGACCATGTCACCGGCGTCGACGCATGACCGGATGTAGGTCGACGAGAATGTGACGGTCTCATCGCCGTTGGTGGCGGCCTCGGACACCAGCGACATGCCCTCGACCGCGAAACCGAACCGTTCGCCGGCCTTGCGGAGCAGGCCGACGTTGCCCGCCGCCTTCTTGCCGAAGGTGAAGTTCTCGCCTACGACGACCTCAACCACGTGCAGGCGCTCGACCAGCAACTCGTGCACGTAGCGCTCGGGTGTCAGCTTCATGAAGTCGGAGGTGAAGGGCATGACGAGGAACACGTCGATGCCCATTTCCTCGACCAGCTCGGCGCGGCGGGTCAGCGTCGTCAGCTGGGCGGGGTGGCTGCCAGGGAACACGACCTCCATCGGATGGGGATCGAACGTCATGAGCACCGTCGGCACCCCCCGCGACCGGCCCGCCTTCACCGCGTGGTTGATCAGCTCCTGATGGCCCCGATGAACACCGTCGAACACACCGATGGTGACGACACATCGGCCCCAGTCCGTCGGGATCTCGTCCTGTCCCCGCCAGCGCTGCACGACGCCAGCCTACGGCGCGCGGGGCCCTGCGGCCTCGCCAGATCCCCAGATCAGGTGATGATTGCCTAAACTTCCTAATTGTGAGTCCGAACGGTAACCCCCGCGACTTGACGATGGTCGCCCAGGATTACCTCAAAGTGATCTGGACGGCCCAGGAGTGGTCGCGGGAAAAGGTCAGCACCAAGATGCTGGCCGAGCGGATCGGGGTGTCCGCGAGCACCGCGTCGGAGTCCATCCGCAAGCTCGCCGATCAAGGGTTCGTCGACCACGAGAAGTACGGCGCCGTGACGCTGACCGATGCCGGCCGCGCCGCCGCGCTCGCGATGGTGCGCAGACACCGGCTGATGGAGACGTTCCTTGTCCGCGAGCTGGGTTACAGCTGGGACGAGGTGCACGACGAGGCCGAGGTGCTCGAACATGCGGTGTCCGACACCATGCTGGCCCGCATCGACGCCAAGCTCGGCCACCCGACCCGCGATCCGCACGGCGATCCGATTCCGGCCGCCGACGGCCATGTCCCGACACCCGACGCGCGACAGCTGTCGGTGTGCCGGGATGGCGACACCGGGGTCGTCGCGCGGATCTCCGACGCCGACCCGGAGATGCTGCGCTACTTCGACAGCGTCGGCATCACCCTGGACTCACGACTTCTGGTGCTGGCCCGTCGCGACTTCGCAGGCATGATCTCCGTCGCGGTCAAGTCGGCCCACTCGGGAGAACACGAAAAGGGCACCACTGTCGAGCTGGGAAGCCCTGCGGCAGAAGCGATCTGGGTGGTCGGCTAGCCAGTCAGGCGACGGTGGCCCCGAGGAACTGTCCGGCCGTCATCAGACTGGTCAGCCCTCGGCGTTCGTCGAGCGGCCGCAGCCAGTACCCGTGCATCAGTCCCGGCCACATCCGCGTATCGCAACGCCCGCCGGCGGCGATCACCTTGGCGGCGAACGCCTCCGCGTCAGCGCGCATCAGTTCCCGTGAGCCGTAGTGCAGGTCGATAGGCGGCAGCTCGGAGAGATCCGCGTTCAGCAGACACAGGCGAGGGTCGTCGACATCGTGGCCGCCGACATAGATGGCCAGTGCGCGCGCCGCGAGTTTGGGATGCAAGGGTTGCTTGCGGCTGCGCGGATCGGCGCTCGAAGCGCGAAATGCGGGGTCGATCAGCGGGCCGAACAACGACAGCGCCGCCGGGCCGGGCACACCTTCTCGCTTGGCGCGCAACGCGACCGCCACCGCGAGGTGCCCGCCCGCAGAGTCGCCCGCGATGACCACCTTGGCCGGATCGTAGCCACGGTCGAGCAACCATCGGTAGGCCGCAAAGGAGTCGTCTTCGGCTGCCGGAAAAGGACTCTCAGGCGCAAGCCGGTAGTTGACCGTGAGCGCGAGGATGCCCGAGTGCGCCGACAGGTGAGACGCGAACCCGCGATGAGTCCGCGCCGAGCAGGCGACGTATCCGCTGCCGTGCAGCACCAGGATCACCGGCCCCTCGCCGCGAACGGGTACCGGGACGCCGGGACCACGAACCCATTCGCCGCCAAGCGGAAGCCGGGCGGGCACCACCTCGGTGCCCGGCACGACCGGACTCATCCGGGCGATCGCCGCATCGAGGCTCGGCCGCAGCCGCACCAGCAGCGACGGGTTCGACACCGCGAATCCGAGCAGGGCGGAAAATCCGGCCCCTGAGGCGCGACTCGAGGCAGAACGGCCGATCACGGGTACCGAACGCGTCATTTAGACCACAATCCCTTGGCATCACGAGCGAGTTGCTCGCCACGGTACTTAGGTCATGTACCCATTTCGGCCGAACACCCGAATTGCGTCCGCCACGCCGATCGCGGGCCCTGGCGGACGGCTCACAACGTCGCGGGACGCAGCACCACCACCGACCGGGTGCGACCGGCATCGTCGCGCAGCAGTGCGATGACGTGCCCCTCGCCGGTGGTGGCCGCGTACACCCCGCCGATGCCCGCGGGCGCGAGCGGGCGGCCGTGCCGCGTGTGCTCGGCCTCGTCGTCGCTCAGATCCCTGCGCGGAAACGTGCGCAGGCACGCCTCGTCGAGGGAGTACGACAGACGTGGCCGCTCGGTGAGTTCGTCGAGGGTGGCAGCCTGGTCCAGCCCGAAGGAACCGACACGGGTTCGGCGCAGTGCGGTCAGGTGCCCGCCGACGCCAAGCGCAGCACCGACGTCGCGCGCCAGCGCACGGATGTAGGTTCCGCTCGAGCAGTCCACCACGACGTCCACGTCGACGAAGTCTCCCTCACGCCGGACCGACCGCACGTCGAAGCGCTCGATGCGCACCGTTCGCGGCGCCAGCTCGACGGACTGTCCTTCCCGCGCCAGCTTGTAGGCACGCTGGCCGCCGACCTTGATGGCGCTGACCGTCGAGGGAATCTGGTCGATCTCACCACGCAGCGCGGCCGCCGCCGATTCGATCTGCGTCTGGTCGACCCCGGCCGCCGAGACCGTGTCCAGCACTTCGCCTTCGGCATCCTCGGTCGACGTGGTCTGGCCCAGCCGGATCGTCGCCGCGTATGACTTGTCGGTCGCGGTGAGCAAGCCGAGGATCTTGGTGGCCCGCTCGATACCGACGACCAGCACCCCGGTTGCCATCGGATCGAGAGTGCCTGCGTGGCCCACCTTTCGGGTGCCGAAGATGCGTCTGCAGCGGCCGACCACGTCGTGACTGGTCATTCCCGCCGGCTTGTCCACGACGACAAGGCCAGCGGTGTCAATTCCCCGGTCGCTGCGCTCCTGCCCGCCGGAAGTCACAGGACGATCGCCGTCAGCGCCAGACCGTCGCGCACCGACCAGCGCCCCGACAGCGTCTGCAGCGGCGGCCCCGTCGGCGCGGACGGATCGATCAGAATCCGCGACTGGAACCCACCCGCGGTGCCGCTGCCGTCGACGTCGAAGGTGATGTGCGCGTCCTCGAATCCCAGCCAGCGCCGTGTCACCGGAAACCACGCCTTGTACGTTGCCTCCTTGGCGCAGAACAGGATTCGATCCCAGTGCAGCCCGGCCGGCAGCGCCGCGAGCTCGACCCGCTCCCCCGGCAGGCTGACCGCCTCGAGCACACCTTTGGGCAGCACGTCGTGCGGCTCGGCGTCGATGCCGACCGAACGCACCTCATCGTGTCGGGCCACCGCGGCACCGCGAAATCCCTCGCAGTGAGTGAGGCTGCCGACGATGCCGTCGGGCCAACACGGTTCGCCCTTCTCCCCCTTGAGAATCGGCACCGGCGCGATGCCGAGTTCGCCCAGCGCCTCCCGGGCGCAGTACCGCACGGTGATGAATTCGTTGCGCCGCTTGGCCACCGACTTCGCGATCAGCGGCTCCTCCTCGGGCAGCGGCGCGAGTTCCGTTGGATCGGTGTACATCTCGGCCGCGGCGAGTCGGCGCGCGTCGTCGGGCAACACGCCGGACAACAGGGCCGCGATGACGGTCACGACTGCCTGGCCCTGATGCGCTGCTGGACCTTCTGGGCGTGCTCGCGCATCTCGTCGGTGATCTCGAAGTGTCCGCCGAACTCGTTGAGGTAACCGGGCGCATACCTCGGGTCCGGCAGCACCTGGCGCAACCACCGATACGGCTTGCGGCGGCGCCACTCCCGCGGATACCCGACGGAGACTTCTTCGTGGCGCACGCCGTCGTACCACGTGGTGCGCGGGATGTGCAGATGCCCGTACACCGAACACACCGCGTTGTATCGGGTGTGCCAGTCGGCGGTCGCGGTGGTGCCGCACCACAGCGCGAACTCGGGATAGAACATCGCATCGCAGGGTTCGCGGACCAACGGGAAGTGGTTCACCAGAACGGTGGGCTCCATCCAGTCCAGATCCTCGAGCCGCTTGCGGGTGTGTGCGACACGATCGCGACACCACGCGTCACGGGTGGCGTACGGCTCGCACGACAGCAGGAATTCATCGGTGCCCACGACGTTGCGCTCGCGCGCGATCGCCAGGCCCTCCGCCTTCGTCGCCGCCCCCTCGGGCAGGAACGTGTAGTCGTAGAGCAGAAACATCGGCACGATCGTCGCCGGGCCGCCGCCTTCGGTCCACACCGGGAACGGGTGCTCGGGGGTGATGACGCCCATCTCGTCGCAGATGTTGACGAGGTAGTCGTAGCGGGCCTTGCCGAAGATCTGCATCGGATCGCGGTTGGTGGTCCACAACTCGTGGTTGCCCGGAACCCAGATGACCTTGGCGAAGCGCTTGCGCAGCAGATCGAGTGCCCAGTGGATCTCGTCGGTGCGTTCGCCGACATCCCCGGCCACGATCAGCCAGTCGTCAGGCGTGGCCGGATACAGCGACTCGGTGATGGGCTTGTTTCCCGTGTGACCGGTGTGAAGATCGCTGATGGCCCACAGAGTGGGTTGCCGGCCGTCGCGTGTCACAGCCCTCCAGCCTACGTGCGCACGCCCAAGCTCTGGCATTCCAACTAGAACAGGTTCTGGTTTCCGCTTCGGGCACTCGTCGCGGGCCGCTACACTCCCCGGGCAGGGTCGGGTCCCGATGACGGCGGCCACGCCGCCACGACAGTTAGGGGTGGAATGGTCGCCAAGCTGCGCGTTCTCGCAGCGTTGTGTGCGCTGGTCGCGGCGGTGGTCGTGGTGAGTCAGTCCCATCCGGGCGGCCCTCTGCAGGTGCGTGCAACCGACATTCCGATGACCAACGTCACAACGAGCATCAAGTACCCGGTCATCGAGACGACCGATCCGGACCCGTTCAATCCGTGCCGCGACATCCCGCTCGACGCGGTCGCGGCCATGGGCCTCGCCTTCACGCCGCCCCAGCCCGAGGAAGCGCTGCGGTGCAAGTACGACGCGGGCAACTATCAGATGGCCATCGAGGCCTTCGTATGGAAGACGTACGAGGAGGCCTTACCCACCGACGCCATTGAGCTCGACATCGACGGCCACCGCGCCGCGCAGTGGTGGGTGATGAAGCCGACCGACTGGAACAACCGCTGGTGGATCACCTGCGCGATCGGATTGAAGACCAGCTATGGCCTGATCCAGCAGACGATGTTCTTCTCGCCGATCTACTCGAACCCGCCGCCCGACTGCATGCAGACCAACCTGCAGCGCGCACACGACCTGATCCCCTACTACAAGTTCCAGGGCGACTCTAGCGAGTGATCTGGTCCTTCGGGATCGACCGTTCGAGCATTCCGATCGTCTCTTCGCCGTTCCACCGGTAGCGCACACCAGCCTGCTGCAGCGCCGGGAACGTCCAGTTGGCCAGTAGTTTCGCCATGTCGGGCGGCACGTCGCTGGGATCGGTGATGTCGTGTGTCGAGACGACGGTCTCCCCCTCGATCCTCTCGGTGCCCTTCGCCGTCTGCAGCACCACCGAGACGTCCTCACCCAGCGGCTGGAGCCGGCTCAGCCACGGCGCCTCGACCACGGTCGCGGGGATGAGGTCGCCGTCGCCGGCCGAATCGCCGAGGTACAGGTATCCCTCGTTGAAGGCGGGCTCGCCGTCGGGCCGCTGCGGATAGGCGATGTAGCCGAAGCCTCGCCCGCTGCCAAACAGAGCCGACTGCCAGCAGTGCCCCCAGAAGCCGTCGAGCTTGCGCACGCCCTGACGCCTGATGCGCAGCCCGCTCCCGGTGAACGAGTGCTCCTCGCCTGCAACCTGGACGCGGCCGGTCGCCCGGTAGAGCTGTTCGTAGCGCGGGCCGCCCATCAGATCGCCCACGATCGACGTCTTCAGCTGGTTGCCGGCCTCGGGCTGCAGTGCGCCCTGCACCCACGGCGGCACCGCCATCTTCGCCTCGACCTCGAACCGTAGATCGACCAGCGGACCGTCCTTACGGCCGGCCACCAGGTCGGCGGACGACGTCGCGACGGCCCGCCCGTCGAACGTCATCGTCCACACGTCGAACGGTTCCACGCACGTGAACGCGAGGGGCCCGGCGCCCAGCACCGTGGGTCTGCCGTCCGCGGCCTCGACGGGACGACTCGCGCCGTCTTCCCGCAAGCGGTACACCCGGCCGTCCCCGAAGGCGACGTTCACCTGGACGTTGTGCTGCTCCCAGTTGGAGGCGACCGCTTCGATGCCCACCCGCGGCAGACCGACCGTCCCCGACTCGTCGAACGTCCAGAAACTGACCGAGTCGCGCATCTCGGGGTTGTCAGGCCGCCGCGCGAAAGGGAGTTCGCGCTGTATGTCGATGCCGCCCGTCAGGTCAATTGCCATGCGAGTCCCCTATATAGGTGTCGACGTAGGTGGCGAACAGCGGCCGAATCGTGTCGAGGTCCAGACCGAAGACCTGCGGGTTCGCCTTCGGATGCGGCTCACGCTTCTGCGCGTTGTCGGCCCACCAGCGCCGCATCGCGTCCTCGAACTCCCCGGTCACCGGTTCGCCGAGCCAGGCGTACAACCGGCGCACCTCGCCGATCGGGTCGTCCTGCATCGCGCGGAAGTCGATGTCGTAGAAGCGATCCTCGGCACCGTTCGTCCGGAACTCCATCGTGCGGTGCATTCCCGTCGACCATTGTTTGACGTTGAGTTCGCCGAGATACCGACGGTCTACGTGATCGCTGAATCCACCGGCGATGTCGGCGTATACGTCGGCGACCGACAGCATCACGTCGGTGGGGTCGCGGTGCGTCATCACGAAGCGGGCATCAGGAAACACCCGATCGAGGTAGCCGAGCGAAATGACGTGGGCGGGTGACTTCAACCGCCACGGCCGCGCCGGCTCGCCCCACTGCAGCAGCTTGAGCACGCGCCGCTCGTAGCGGTAGGTGGAGGTGAAGTCGGCGCGGTCCAGCAGCCAGTCGGAGTAGCTCGGAATCTGCGCGAACGCCTGGAACATCTGCGAGGTGAAGTCGAGCGCCATCAGGTCGAGGCACTCCATCGGCCCCTGGATGTCATTGGGAACGTGGTGCCGGGTGCCGACGACGACGGGGCGCTCCTCCGGCGGAATCCGGGGATCGTCGCCCTGCACGGTCGAGGGCGGTGGGCACGGCCGGGTCGACTCCCAGCTGCGCAGATAGCGAACGCCGGGATCACGGGACAGCAGGAACGACAGTGCGGTCGACCCGGTGCGGGGTAAGCCGAGGCCGAACAATGGCGCCTCAATCGTCTCGTCGTCGATCTCGGGATGACGTCGATACCAGTCTTCGACCTGCAATCGCTGGCACAGGTGCAGCCGGAGCCGGTCGTAGATGAACGCTTCGCCGCGGGCGTTCAATCGCGCCTCCTCGTCCAGGGCGCGCACCAGGATCTCCAGTCCTTCGCGGAAGGAATCGTCGCCGAAGTCGGCGAGCCCGGTGCGCTCGACCGCAGCGGTCATCAGCTCGTCGGGTGACGGCACAGCACCTCCAACGCGCCCGGCAGATTTGGTGACAGTACACTGTCACTATTATGAGCGGGTCGTCAATAGCTCCCAGGCGGACGTACGACAACCGCGCACGCCAGGAGAAGGCCGCGCAGACCAGGGAGCGCATCGTCACGGCGGGCAGCGAGTTGGTGCACGAGTTCGACTCCTGGAACTGGCGGGACCTGACGTTCAAGGCCGTGGCAGAACGTGCGGGTGTCGGCGAGCGGACGGTATACCGCCACTTCCCCACCGAACGACATCTCCACGACGCGGTCATGCAACAGCTGGAGTCCGAAGCGGGCGTGTCGTACGAAGACGTCGACTTGACCAACATCGGCGACGTGACGGCCAAAGTATTCGCGTCGCTGCAACGGTTTTCGGTGCGCACGTCCGTCGAGACGCCACAGGATCCGACTTTCGTCGGCGTCGACGTCCGCAGGCGGGATGCCCTTCTGCGGGCGGTGTCGACGTCCGCCCCCGAATGGTCGGCCGCCGAGAAGCACGCGACGGCGGCGCTGCTCGACGTGCTGTGGAACGTGCCGAGCTACGAGCGGCTCGTCGGCGAATGGGGCATCGACGCAGCCGACGCGACGCGCGCGATCGGCTGGCTGATGTCCAAGGTCGTCGGCGCTATCGAGGATGACGATCCACCGCCTGCGTAGCCTATGTGGAATGACCGCGGTATCCGATGCAGCCACCGCTTTGCCGGCCAAGGGAAAGATCAAGGCGTTCACGGGACGAACGCTGAGCCGACTGCTCCACCTGCCGCCGCAGACATCCGACCACACCGTGCACCACCGCGTGCGGGTGCCGATGCGCGACGGGGTCGAGCTGCTCGCCGACCACTATGAGCCCACGACGGCCACCCCGGTGGGCACGCTCCTGGTGCGCTGCCCCTATGGTCGCGGCTTCCCGTTCTCCACCCTCTTCGGCTCCGTCTACGCCACCCGGGGATATCACGTCGTATTCCAAAGCGTGCGAGGCACATTCGGCTCCGGAGGCGACTTCGACCCGATGGTCAACGAGATCGCCGACGGCGCGGACACCGTCGAATGGCTGCGTCACCAGCCGTGGTTCACGGGGTCGTTCGCCACGATCGGCCTGTCGTACCTGGGCTTCACTCAGTGGGCCCTGCTGGCCGACCCGCCGCCGGAGATGAAGGCCGCCGTCATCACGGTGGGTCCGCACGATGTCAGCGGCCCGCGGTGGGGACCGGGTTCGTTCGGGCTGCACGATTTCCTCGGCTGGAGCGCCCTGGTGGCCCGTCAGGAAGATCGCAACCGGCTGCGCCTACTGATCCGGCAGGCACGTTCGCGGCGGGCGCTGGCCCGCGCGACGACCGGCCTACCCGCGGGCCAGGCAGGCCGCAAGCTGCTGGGTGACGGCGCGACGTGGTGGGAGGACTGGCTGAGCCACCCCGAGCCCGACGACCCGTTCTGGGCCAACACGAACATTCGAGACGCGTTGAAGCGCACCGACATTCCAGTGCTGCTGATCGGCGGCTGGCAGGATCTGTTCCTGGAGCAGACGCTCGCACAGTACAGCGCGCTGAAGGAGCGTGGCGTTGACGTCGCCACGACCGTCGGCTCCTGGACCCACACCCAGGTGATGTCCAAGGGCGCACCCACAGTGATCCGGGAAACGCTCGACTGGCTCGACGCCCACCTCGGCGGTCGAGGCACGACACGACGCCCGGTTCGCATCGAGATGAAGGGCGAGGGCTGGATCGACCTGTCGGACTGGCCACCGACGATGCCCGAACGAGTGCTGTACCTACAACCCACCGGGCGTCTCGGCGATACCGCTCCACCAGACACCGCTGCACCGATGCGCTTCACGTACAACCCGGTGGATCCGACGCCGACGATCGGCGGCCGCCTGCTATCGCCCGAGGCCGGCTACCGGCGCGACACGAAACTGGCCGAACGGCCCGACGTGCTGTGCTTCACCGGCGACCGCCTCCCGACCGACCTCTACGTCGTCGGAACCCCGTTCATCGAGCTGTCGCAC
It encodes the following:
- a CDS encoding DUF3558 domain-containing protein — translated: MVAKLRVLAALCALVAAVVVVSQSHPGGPLQVRATDIPMTNVTTSIKYPVIETTDPDPFNPCRDIPLDAVAAMGLAFTPPQPEEALRCKYDAGNYQMAIEAFVWKTYEEALPTDAIELDIDGHRAAQWWVMKPTDWNNRWWITCAIGLKTSYGLIQQTMFFSPIYSNPPPDCMQTNLQRAHDLIPYYKFQGDSSE
- a CDS encoding bifunctional riboflavin kinase/FAD synthetase; protein product: MQRWRGQDEIPTDWGRCVVTIGVFDGVHRGHQELINHAVKAGRSRGVPTVLMTFDPHPMEVVFPGSHPAQLTTLTRRAELVEEMGIDVFLVMPFTSDFMKLTPERYVHELLVERLHVVEVVVGENFTFGKKAAGNVGLLRKAGERFGFAVEGMSLVSEAATNGDETVTFSSTYIRSCVDAGDMVAATEALGRPHRVEGVVVRGDGRGKVLGFPTANVAPPMYSAIPADGVYAAWFTVLGHGPIAGAVVPGERYQAAVSVGTNPTFSGRTRTVEAFVLDASADLYGQHVAVDFVARIRGQEKFGKVEDLVTAMGVDTEKARGILAAQ
- a CDS encoding metallophosphoesterase family protein → MTRDGRQPTLWAISDLHTGHTGNKPITESLYPATPDDWLIVAGDVGERTDEIHWALDLLRKRFAKVIWVPGNHELWTTNRDPMQIFGKARYDYLVNICDEMGVITPEHPFPVWTEGGGPATIVPMFLLYDYTFLPEGAATKAEGLAIARERNVVGTDEFLLSCEPYATRDAWCRDRVAHTRKRLEDLDWMEPTVLVNHFPLVREPCDAMFYPEFALWCGTTATADWHTRYNAVCSVYGHLHIPRTTWYDGVRHEEVSVGYPREWRRRKPYRWLRQVLPDPRYAPGYLNEFGGHFEITDEMREHAQKVQQRIRARQS
- a CDS encoding CocE/NonD family hydrolase, whose amino-acid sequence is MTAVSDAATALPAKGKIKAFTGRTLSRLLHLPPQTSDHTVHHRVRVPMRDGVELLADHYEPTTATPVGTLLVRCPYGRGFPFSTLFGSVYATRGYHVVFQSVRGTFGSGGDFDPMVNEIADGADTVEWLRHQPWFTGSFATIGLSYLGFTQWALLADPPPEMKAAVITVGPHDVSGPRWGPGSFGLHDFLGWSALVARQEDRNRLRLLIRQARSRRALARATTGLPAGQAGRKLLGDGATWWEDWLSHPEPDDPFWANTNIRDALKRTDIPVLLIGGWQDLFLEQTLAQYSALKERGVDVATTVGSWTHTQVMSKGAPTVIRETLDWLDAHLGGRGTTRRPVRIEMKGEGWIDLSDWPPTMPERVLYLQPTGRLGDTAPPDTAAPMRFTYNPVDPTPTIGGRLLSPEAGYRRDTKLAERPDVLCFTGDRLPTDLYVVGTPFIELSHSCDNPYHDLFVRISEVDAKDVSRNVSDGYRRSPTVSKGAGTIRIDLDSVAHRFRAGSRIRVLVAGGSHPRFARNLGTSEPLLSGRELMVSTHTIHLGEGGVSRLVLPAGSQPPSGH
- a CDS encoding sulfotransferase family protein; the encoded protein is MPSPDELMTAAVERTGLADFGDDSFREGLEILVRALDEEARLNARGEAFIYDRLRLHLCQRLQVEDWYRRHPEIDDETIEAPLFGLGLPRTGSTALSFLLSRDPGVRYLRSWESTRPCPPPSTVQGDDPRIPPEERPVVVGTRHHVPNDIQGPMECLDLMALDFTSQMFQAFAQIPSYSDWLLDRADFTSTYRYERRVLKLLQWGEPARPWRLKSPAHVISLGYLDRVFPDARFVMTHRDPTDVMLSVADVYADIAGGFSDHVDRRYLGELNVKQWSTGMHRTMEFRTNGAEDRFYDIDFRAMQDDPIGEVRRLYAWLGEPVTGEFEDAMRRWWADNAQKREPHPKANPQVFGLDLDTIRPLFATYVDTYIGDSHGN
- the pptT gene encoding 4'-phosphopantetheinyl transferase PptT; this translates as MTVIAALLSGVLPDDARRLAAAEMYTDPTELAPLPEEEPLIAKSVAKRRNEFITVRYCAREALGELGIAPVPILKGEKGEPCWPDGIVGSLTHCEGFRGAAVARHDEVRSVGIDAEPHDVLPKGVLEAVSLPGERVELAALPAGLHWDRILFCAKEATYKAWFPVTRRWLGFEDAHITFDVDGSGTAGGFQSRILIDPSAPTGPPLQTLSGRWSVRDGLALTAIVL
- a CDS encoding TetR/AcrR family transcriptional regulator; this translates as MSGSSIAPRRTYDNRARQEKAAQTRERIVTAGSELVHEFDSWNWRDLTFKAVAERAGVGERTVYRHFPTERHLHDAVMQQLESEAGVSYEDVDLTNIGDVTAKVFASLQRFSVRTSVETPQDPTFVGVDVRRRDALLRAVSTSAPEWSAAEKHATAALLDVLWNVPSYERLVGEWGIDAADATRAIGWLMSKVVGAIEDDDPPPA
- the truB gene encoding tRNA pseudouridine(55) synthase TruB, yielding MDTAGLVVVDKPAGMTSHDVVGRCRRIFGTRKVGHAGTLDPMATGVLVVGIERATKILGLLTATDKSYAATIRLGQTTSTEDAEGEVLDTVSAAGVDQTQIESAAAALRGEIDQIPSTVSAIKVGGQRAYKLAREGQSVELAPRTVRIERFDVRSVRREGDFVDVDVVVDCSSGTYIRALARDVGAALGVGGHLTALRRTRVGSFGLDQAATLDELTERPRLSYSLDEACLRTFPRRDLSDDEAEHTRHGRPLAPAGIGGVYAATTGEGHVIALLRDDAGRTRSVVVLRPATL
- a CDS encoding alpha/beta hydrolase; translated protein: MTRSVPVIGRSASSRASGAGFSALLGFAVSNPSLLVRLRPSLDAAIARMSPVVPGTEVVPARLPLGGEWVRGPGVPVPVRGEGPVILVLHGSGYVACSARTHRGFASHLSAHSGILALTVNYRLAPESPFPAAEDDSFAAYRWLLDRGYDPAKVVIAGDSAGGHLAVAVALRAKREGVPGPAALSLFGPLIDPAFRASSADPRSRKQPLHPKLAARALAIYVGGHDVDDPRLCLLNADLSELPPIDLHYGSRELMRADAEAFAAKVIAAGGRCDTRMWPGLMHGYWLRPLDERRGLTSLMTAGQFLGATVA
- the mntR gene encoding manganese-binding transcriptional regulator MntR produces the protein MVAQDYLKVIWTAQEWSREKVSTKMLAERIGVSASTASESIRKLADQGFVDHEKYGAVTLTDAGRAAALAMVRRHRLMETFLVRELGYSWDEVHDEAEVLEHAVSDTMLARIDAKLGHPTRDPHGDPIPAADGHVPTPDARQLSVCRDGDTGVVARISDADPEMLRYFDSVGITLDSRLLVLARRDFAGMISVAVKSAHSGEHEKGTTVELGSPAAEAIWVVG
- the lppU gene encoding LppU family putative lipoprotein; translated protein: MANLPAVAVTAVVAIGGVAGCSSSSAANLAVGDCLKTGGTPERPEVTKVACGSPESNFKVAATVENSEQCPADVDSYYSMRTAFSDTSTTICMDIAWVVGNCMSVDPTNDKDPLQVACDDSSVPNRQRATQILDDVANVDQCASGVGYAYDERGFTVCVEDVA
- the rpsO gene encoding 30S ribosomal protein S15, whose product is MALTAEQKKTILGEYGLHDTDTGSPEAQVALLTKRIADLTEHLKKHKHDHHSRRGLLLLVGRRRRLLKYVAQVDVARYRSLIERLGLRR